One genomic region from Salvia hispanica cultivar TCC Black 2014 chromosome 2, UniMelb_Shisp_WGS_1.0, whole genome shotgun sequence encodes:
- the LOC125205175 gene encoding probable disease resistance protein At4g27220 gives MLSRILETILTKVWESISSKLVEQTADNAHNNLKSIKDFELNLKALQKKLKSLSAKASDIEEEIKNSELSGRKKRKREVEEWLEEVRSIENQVVELGTQVESEGFIMRLMDGGLPAKLNDEVDKLVEQSRNFGELVLDVCGSRGDKLLTNGMVGEAFDENLEMILTLLESGQVSSIGVYGMGGVGKTTLAKHIHNRLLQHSQGRVIWVTVSQEFSVATLQDKIACFIGLEFVGENNEDIRAARLNTTLSQMKNSVLILDDVWENIDLLKVGCPISVKCCRLIITTRSLEVCRQICCQKLIPVQTLHHHEAWKLFNETLRNEIELDSSVEDIARSVAELCGGLPLGIVTVAGSMRGERAIHTWRNAYVELKERVSGNDGMEDGDVYKVLKYSFDRLKRNHHCQNNELNTLQHCFLHCALHPEDNEMRREYLVREFISAGLVDERKTRRAQVEQGHSILDKLVNVCLLERCVVPDEFGPMECVKMHDLVRSMAWKICEGKYMVRAGDFTLKEIPKEAEWAKDLEKVSFMNSGIRRIEEGMSPDCPKLSTLLLCGNGWLEFISDSFFSKMQGLFTLDLCFTKITKLPNSFCAMKNLKALLLRGCDKLENVPYLGEMKELRELNLSYTAIKEVPHGVGELFNLKFLALDACKLKILPRGLFLKLGNLQHLELPFCIRVIIEEIENLKLLEEFSGRMKNVNDFHSFITSWGSRVHDTCYTIGVGSYDKSFQARRGLCYNKELFLSECNLEDEGALAEGIVELTISKCEGLSIWFVDGLKRLRIQSCVGIEYILRSESGLSSQVSTLEEIELVELDAMKGLIEKGEIGASAAALAQPVFSSLTELRIDKCNKMKMRIPLSGVPNLEAIHMSECEEIEEIFEDEGTSSLTLPKLKFLLLQELPRLRKVGILLSGVPNLEWISVRKCGEIEDLFNDGGRRFLILPKLHQLCLEELPKLKSLCKGTAVICNSIQIISITECPRLMKKFPVFVDLRVPRLCKIILNQELWDSLKLDDPSLSRFFCTLQG, from the coding sequence ATGTTAAGTCGGATTTTAGAGACAATTTTGACAAAGGTATGGGAGTCAATTTCGTCAAAGTTGGTGGAACAAACGGCGGATAATGCACACAACAATCTCAAAAGTATAAAGGACTTTGAGCTCAATCTAAAAGCTCTGCAGAAAAAGTTGAAGTCATTGAGTGCTAAGGCATCTGATATTGAGGAGGAAATCAAGAACTCAGAGCTTTCTGGTCGAAAGAAAAGGAAGCGTGAAGTTGAGGAATGGTTGGAAGAGGTGAGGTCCATTGAAAATCAAGTTGTTGAGTTGGGGACTCAAGTGGAATCTGAAGGATTTATTATGAGATTGATGGATGGAGGGTTACCAGCTAAACTAAATGATGAGGTTGACAAGCTTGTTGAGCAAAGTCGGAATTTTGGTGAACTTGTCCTTGATGTTTGTGGAAGTAGGGGAGATAAGTTGTTAACAAATGGGATGGTTGGTGAAgcttttgatgaaaatttggaaatgaTTTTGACACTTTTGGAGAGTGGGCAAGTGTCGAGCATTGGTGTTTATGGCATGGGTGGTGTGGGCAAAACGACACTGGCAAAGCACATTCACAATCGACTCCTCCAACACTCTCAGGGACGTGTGATTTGGGTTACAGTCTCTCAAGAATTTAGTGTTGCGACTTTACAAGATAAAATAGCTTGTTTCATAGGTCTGGAGTTTGTGGGTGAGAATAATGAAGACATAAGGGCGGCGAGACTTAATACAACTTTGTCTCAAATGAAGAATTCAGTGCTGATATTAGATGATGTGTGGGAAAATATTGATCTTTTAAAGGTTGGATGTCCCATTTCTGTCAAGTGTTGTAGGCTTATTATAACTACTCGCTCCTTAGAAGTGTGTCGTCAAATTTGTTGCCAAAAATTGATTCCAGTGCAAACTCTACATCATCACGAGGCATGGAAATTGTTTAATGAAACGCTAAGAAATGAGATAGAACTTGATTCTTCGGTAGAAGATATTGCCAGATCTGTGGCAGAGTTGTGTGGTGGTCTGCCCCTTGGAATTGTTACAGTGGCTGGAAGCATGCGGGGCGAGAGAGCCATTCATACATGGAGAAATGCTTATGTAGAATTAAAAGAACGTGTATCGGGGAATGATGGCATGGAAGACGGCGATGTTTATAAAGTATTGAAATATAGTTTTGATCGGTTGAAAAGGAACCATCATTGTCAGAATAATGAGCTCAATACATTACAACATTGTTTCCTCCATTGTGCGTTACATCCTGAAGATAATGAAATGAGGAGAGAGTATTTGGTTAGAGAGTTCATTTCAGCAGGGTTGGTGGATGAAAGAAAGACAAGGAGAGCGCAAGTTGAGCAAGGTCATTCCATATTGGATAAATTAGTGAATGTGTGCTTATTGGAAAGGTGTGTTGTTCCTGATGAATTTGGTCCTATGGAATGCGTGAAGATGCATGATCTTGTAAGAAGTATGGCATGGAAGATATGTGAGGGGAAATATATGGTAAGAGCAGGTGATTTTACCTTGAAGGAAATTCCCAAAGAAGCAGAATGGGCAAAGGATCTGGAGAAGGTGTCCTTTATGAACAGTGGCATAAGGAGAATTGAAGAAGGAATGTCTCCCGATTGTCCTAAGCTCTCTACATTGCTTTTATGTGGTAATGGTTGGTTGGAGTTTATCTCAGATTCATTCTTTTCTAAAATGCAAGGACTGTTCACTCTTGATTTGTGCTTTACTAAAATAACAAAGCTGCCAAACTCATTCTGTGCCATGAAGAACCTCAAGGCACTGCTCCTTCGGGGTTGTGATAAGCTGGAAAATGTTCCATACTTGGGAGAGATGAAAGAACTCAGGGAGTTAAACCTCTCGTATACAGCCATCAAGGAAGTCCCTCATGGAGTTGGGGAATTATTCAATCTCAAATTCCTCGCATTGGATGCATGTAAATTGAAGATACTTCCAAGAGGATTGTTTCTTAAACTTGGGAATCTTCAGCACTTAGAATTGCCATTCTGTATACGAGTtataattgaagaaattgaaaatctgAAACTGCTAGAGGAGTTTAGTGGAAGGatgaaaaatgtgaatgattttcattcttttattaCAAGTTGGGGAAGTCGGGTGCATGATACTTGCTACACAATAGGAGTGGGATCGTATGATAAAAGTTTCCAAGCAAGAAGAGGATtatgttacaataaagagttGTTCCTGTCCGAATGCAACCTTGAAGATGAGGGAGCATTAGCAGAGGGAATTGTGGAGCTAACAATTAGTAAATGTGAGGGTCTGAGCATTTGGTTTGTGGATGGATTGAAGAGATTGAGAATTCAAAGTTGTGTAGGAATAGAGTACATTTTGAGGAGTGAGTCAGGATTATCATCTCAAGTGTCTACTCTTGAAGAAATTGAACTGGTTGAGTTGGATGCTATGAAGGGATTGATCGAAAAGGGGGAAATAGGAGCATCAGCTGCTGCACTTGCACAACCTGTGTTTTCCTCTCTGACAGAGCTAAGAATTGATAAGTGTAACAAGATGAAGATGAGGATACCATTATCAGGAGTCCCCAACCTTGAAGCTATTCATATGAGCGAGTGTGAAGAAATAGAAGAGATATTCGAAGATGAAGGAACAAGTTCCCTCACGCtccctaaattaaaatttttattgttacaGGAGCTGCCAAGACTGAGGAAGGTTGGGATACTTCTATCAGGTGTTCCCAACCTTGAATGGATTTCTGTGAGAAAGTGTGGAGAAATAGAAGATTTGTTCAATGATGGAGGAAGACGTTTCCTCATCCTCCCCAAATTACATCAGTTGTGTTTAGAAGAGCTTCCGAAACTGAAGAGCCTATGCAAGGGGACAGCCGTCATTTGCAATTCCATTCAAATTATATCCATAACAGAGTGCCCaagattgatgaagaaatttCCTGTGTTTGTGGATTTGCGTGTGCCTCGACTCTGTAAGATAATACTGAACCAAGAATTATGGGATTCATTGAAGTTGGACGATCCCAGCCTCTCTCGTTTCTTCTGCACTTTGCAAGGCTGA